Proteins encoded by one window of Sulfurospirillum barnesii SES-3:
- the purB gene encoding adenylosuccinate lyase — protein MVERYAREEMKRHWTIEAKYDAWLKVEKAATKAWNKLGLIPDSDCEKIIKNAQFNIERIDEIEKVTRHDVIAFLTSVADSLGEESRWVHYGMTSSDCIDTAVALQMRDSLHVIIDDVKILMESLKKRAMEHKMTLMVGRSHGIHGEPITFGLVLAIWYEEIKRSLTNLENVMEVISVGQISGAMGNMAHSPIELEELVCEELGLKPAPVSNQVIQRDRYAALMNALALLASSCEKIAVTVRHYQRTEVYECEEFFEQGQKGSSAMPHKRNPVLSENITGLCRMIRSYAIPAMENVALWHERDISHSSVERFILPDGFITTDFMLNRLNSVISKLVVYPENMMKNLNLTGGLVFSQRILLELPLKGVSREDAYKIVQRNAMKVWADLQQGKAALNENKESLYLQNLLSDEDLRAKLSEEAIRECFDYTYYTKNVDRIFKRVFTKC, from the coding sequence ATGGTAGAGCGCTACGCTAGAGAAGAGATGAAACGGCATTGGACAATTGAAGCAAAATACGATGCATGGCTTAAAGTAGAAAAGGCAGCCACCAAAGCATGGAATAAACTAGGTCTTATTCCTGATAGTGATTGTGAAAAAATTATCAAAAATGCTCAGTTTAATATTGAGAGAATTGATGAAATTGAAAAAGTAACCCGCCATGATGTCATTGCATTTTTAACCAGCGTAGCGGATAGTTTAGGAGAAGAGAGCAGATGGGTGCATTATGGAATGACCAGTTCAGATTGTATTGACACTGCCGTTGCTCTTCAAATGCGTGATTCTTTACATGTAATTATTGACGATGTCAAAATTTTGATGGAATCTTTGAAAAAAAGAGCCATGGAACACAAAATGACCTTAATGGTTGGACGAAGCCATGGTATTCATGGAGAACCTATTACGTTTGGTTTAGTCCTTGCAATCTGGTATGAAGAGATTAAACGAAGCCTAACTAACCTTGAAAATGTTATGGAAGTCATTTCAGTGGGACAAATTAGTGGAGCAATGGGTAACATGGCACACTCTCCCATTGAACTTGAAGAGTTGGTATGTGAAGAATTAGGGCTTAAACCAGCACCCGTTTCCAATCAAGTCATTCAACGAGACCGCTATGCTGCTTTAATGAATGCACTCGCTCTTTTAGCATCAAGTTGTGAAAAAATTGCTGTTACGGTTCGTCATTACCAACGCACAGAGGTGTATGAGTGCGAAGAATTTTTTGAACAAGGTCAAAAAGGAAGCTCTGCAATGCCTCACAAACGCAATCCCGTGCTCAGTGAGAATATCACAGGGCTTTGCCGTATGATTCGCTCTTATGCCATTCCTGCGATGGAAAACGTGGCATTATGGCACGAGAGAGACATCAGCCATAGCTCCGTTGAGCGTTTTATCTTACCTGATGGATTTATTACGACTGACTTTATGCTCAACAGGCTCAACAGTGTTATCTCAAAATTGGTGGTTTACCCAGAGAACATGATGAAAAACCTCAACCTTACAGGCGGTCTTGTCTTTTCACAACGCATCTTACTTGAGCTTCCACTCAAAGGTGTTTCTCGTGAAGATGCTTACAAAATTGTTCAAAGAAATGCCATGAAAGTCTGGGCAGATTTACAACAAGGTAAAGCAGCACTTAATGAAAACAAAGAGAGTTTATACCTTCAAAATCTTCTCAGTGATGAAGATTTAAGGGCAAAGCTCAGCGAAGAAGCTATTAGAGAGTGCTTTGATTATACGTACTACACTAAAAATGTGGATAGAATCTTTAAAAGGGTCTTTACAAAATGCTAA